A section of the Hevea brasiliensis isolate MT/VB/25A 57/8 chromosome 17, ASM3005281v1, whole genome shotgun sequence genome encodes:
- the LOC110643407 gene encoding peroxisomal membrane protein PEX14 isoform X2 — protein sequence MATPSSPPPSSPPDEKPQNLELAQPTNEIQQHAREEAPKQSSPSVFVNSEPMREEQVQNAVKFLSHPKVRGSPVMYRRSFLERKGLTKEEIDEAFRRVPDPPPSTQATGTNQEAQVISTSNVQPPAQTQALQPAAAAPTGAISSAGTLMRFRFHWYHIVFAVGLLAASGAGTTVLIKNAIIPRLKSWIRKVILEEEEEEKEDPVKKANAKPSLAEEAAAAAKAAAAAAADVAKASQEMLNSKSEERRHFKEFMNLLDVQVQEMKSMSTAIRKLEGQTNNLGRTSLVDQEDYTPSVANHPKQTYVNGKAESDSRSVRSLSAPASAEPSVAPHPKSYMEIMAMVQRGERPANIRDINDQPPNPNQQISNTRLAPKSKPWEASKSLNNSSQALQSQVNGEDLNSKVQDNGVTYQFDGESAIPWWQRKNARITEIENEDELKDGHYGARTNEQPIQRTWVPPQPPPVAMPEAVEAIRRPKSSVQKEQLAEDQSVSHSTDVTDELQRITKISESGGAVEVNGGGLEPNSIEIKEVQEHSSEEN from the exons ATGGCTACTCCGTCTTCCCCTCCTCCTTCCAGTCCTCCCGATGAGAAACCCCAGAATCTAG AGCTGGCACAACCAACAAATGAGATTCAACAACATGCCAGGGAAGAGGCTCCTAAACAAAGTTCGCCATCTGTCTTTGTGAACTCGGAACCTATGCGAGAGGAGCAAGTACAGAATGCTGTAAAATTTCTCTCACACCCAAAAGTTAGGGGTTCTCCTGTCATGTATAGGCGATCCTTCCTTGAGAGGAAGGGCCTTACGAAGGAGGAGATTGATGAAGCTTTTCGTCGTGTGCCA GACCCACCTCCAAGCACACAAGCAACTGGTACAAATCAAg AGGCGCAAGTGATATCAACATCAAATGTTCAGCCACCTGCCCAAACACAAGCTCTTCAGCCTGCAGCAGCTGCTCCTACTGGTGCCATTTCCTCTGCGGGAACTTTAATGCGATTCCGATTTCACTGGTATCACATTGTTTTTGCTGTAGGATTACTGGCAGCTTCAGGTGCTGGAACAACTGTATTAATTAAG AATGCTATTATCCCTAGATTGAAGTCTTGGATACGTAAGGTTAtattggaagaagaagaagaagaaaaagaagacccTGTGAAGAAGGCTAATGCAAAACCAAGTTTGGCGGAAGAGGCGGCAGCGGCTGCAaaggcagcagcagcagcagctgcTGATGTTGCAAAAGCAAGCCAAGAAATGTTGAATTCAAAAAGTGAAG AGAGAAGACACTTCAAGGAATTTATGAATCTTTTGGATGTGCAAGTTCAGGAAATGAAATCAATGAGCACCGCAATACGAAAATTGGAAG GACAAACTAATAACCTTGGAAGAACCTCTCTTGTTGATCAAGAAGATTATACACCTTCAGTGGCAAATCATCCTAAG CAAACCTATGTGAATGGGAAGGCCGAGTCTGATTCACGCTCAG TGAGATCTTTATCTGCCCCTGCATCTGCTGAACCCTCTGTTGCACCACACCCGAAGTCATATATGGAG ATCATGGCAATGGTCCAAAGAGGAGAGAGACCTGCTAACATCAGA GATATCAATGATCAACCGCCCAACCCTAACCAGCAAATTTCAAATACTCGCTTAGCACCAAAGAGTAAG CCTTGGGAGGCTAGTAAATCCCTAAACAATTCAAGCCAAGCTCTCCAGTCTCAAGTAAATGGAGAAGATTTGAATTCCAAGGTACAAGACAATGGTGTGACCTATCAGTTTGATGGTGAGAGTGCCATACCTTGGTGGCAGCGGAAGAATGCCAGAATCACAGAGATTGAAAATGAAGATGAACTCAAGGATGGACATTATGGTGCACGAACTAATGAGCAACCGATTCAGCGTACATGGGTTCCTCCCCAGCCACCCCCTGTTGCAATGCCTGAAGCAGTGGAAGCCATCCGACGGCCAAAATCATCAGTTCAGAAAGAACAGTTGGCAGAGGATCAATCTGTGTCTCATTCAACAGATGTAACAGATGAGTTGCAGAGGATAACAAAAATATCTGAATCAGGGGGTGCAGTGGAGGTCAATGGTGGGGGATTAGAGCCGAACTCAATTGAGATAAAGGAAGTGCAAGAACACAGCTCTGAAGAGAACTGA
- the LOC110643407 gene encoding peroxisomal membrane protein PEX14 isoform X1 codes for MATPSSPPPSSPPDEKPQNLASELAQPTNEIQQHAREEAPKQSSPSVFVNSEPMREEQVQNAVKFLSHPKVRGSPVMYRRSFLERKGLTKEEIDEAFRRVPDPPPSTQATGTNQEAQVISTSNVQPPAQTQALQPAAAAPTGAISSAGTLMRFRFHWYHIVFAVGLLAASGAGTTVLIKNAIIPRLKSWIRKVILEEEEEEKEDPVKKANAKPSLAEEAAAAAKAAAAAAADVAKASQEMLNSKSEERRHFKEFMNLLDVQVQEMKSMSTAIRKLEGQTNNLGRTSLVDQEDYTPSVANHPKQTYVNGKAESDSRSVRSLSAPASAEPSVAPHPKSYMEIMAMVQRGERPANIRDINDQPPNPNQQISNTRLAPKSKPWEASKSLNNSSQALQSQVNGEDLNSKVQDNGVTYQFDGESAIPWWQRKNARITEIENEDELKDGHYGARTNEQPIQRTWVPPQPPPVAMPEAVEAIRRPKSSVQKEQLAEDQSVSHSTDVTDELQRITKISESGGAVEVNGGGLEPNSIEIKEVQEHSSEEN; via the exons ATGGCTACTCCGTCTTCCCCTCCTCCTTCCAGTCCTCCCGATGAGAAACCCCAGAATCTAG CTTCAGAGCTGGCACAACCAACAAATGAGATTCAACAACATGCCAGGGAAGAGGCTCCTAAACAAAGTTCGCCATCTGTCTTTGTGAACTCGGAACCTATGCGAGAGGAGCAAGTACAGAATGCTGTAAAATTTCTCTCACACCCAAAAGTTAGGGGTTCTCCTGTCATGTATAGGCGATCCTTCCTTGAGAGGAAGGGCCTTACGAAGGAGGAGATTGATGAAGCTTTTCGTCGTGTGCCA GACCCACCTCCAAGCACACAAGCAACTGGTACAAATCAAg AGGCGCAAGTGATATCAACATCAAATGTTCAGCCACCTGCCCAAACACAAGCTCTTCAGCCTGCAGCAGCTGCTCCTACTGGTGCCATTTCCTCTGCGGGAACTTTAATGCGATTCCGATTTCACTGGTATCACATTGTTTTTGCTGTAGGATTACTGGCAGCTTCAGGTGCTGGAACAACTGTATTAATTAAG AATGCTATTATCCCTAGATTGAAGTCTTGGATACGTAAGGTTAtattggaagaagaagaagaagaaaaagaagacccTGTGAAGAAGGCTAATGCAAAACCAAGTTTGGCGGAAGAGGCGGCAGCGGCTGCAaaggcagcagcagcagcagctgcTGATGTTGCAAAAGCAAGCCAAGAAATGTTGAATTCAAAAAGTGAAG AGAGAAGACACTTCAAGGAATTTATGAATCTTTTGGATGTGCAAGTTCAGGAAATGAAATCAATGAGCACCGCAATACGAAAATTGGAAG GACAAACTAATAACCTTGGAAGAACCTCTCTTGTTGATCAAGAAGATTATACACCTTCAGTGGCAAATCATCCTAAG CAAACCTATGTGAATGGGAAGGCCGAGTCTGATTCACGCTCAG TGAGATCTTTATCTGCCCCTGCATCTGCTGAACCCTCTGTTGCACCACACCCGAAGTCATATATGGAG ATCATGGCAATGGTCCAAAGAGGAGAGAGACCTGCTAACATCAGA GATATCAATGATCAACCGCCCAACCCTAACCAGCAAATTTCAAATACTCGCTTAGCACCAAAGAGTAAG CCTTGGGAGGCTAGTAAATCCCTAAACAATTCAAGCCAAGCTCTCCAGTCTCAAGTAAATGGAGAAGATTTGAATTCCAAGGTACAAGACAATGGTGTGACCTATCAGTTTGATGGTGAGAGTGCCATACCTTGGTGGCAGCGGAAGAATGCCAGAATCACAGAGATTGAAAATGAAGATGAACTCAAGGATGGACATTATGGTGCACGAACTAATGAGCAACCGATTCAGCGTACATGGGTTCCTCCCCAGCCACCCCCTGTTGCAATGCCTGAAGCAGTGGAAGCCATCCGACGGCCAAAATCATCAGTTCAGAAAGAACAGTTGGCAGAGGATCAATCTGTGTCTCATTCAACAGATGTAACAGATGAGTTGCAGAGGATAACAAAAATATCTGAATCAGGGGGTGCAGTGGAGGTCAATGGTGGGGGATTAGAGCCGAACTCAATTGAGATAAAGGAAGTGCAAGAACACAGCTCTGAAGAGAACTGA